In Sphingobium amiense, a genomic segment contains:
- a CDS encoding helix-turn-helix transcriptional regulator has translation MSHSPSALSKRTIRRHQLREIVPLADTTIYDMEQRGEFPQRFYLTARCVVWDLAEVEAWLEKRRQASREKAVRRAPSPDVNLRKFRPVKG, from the coding sequence ATGAGCCATTCGCCGTCCGCACTTAGCAAACGCACCATTCGTCGACACCAGCTTCGCGAAATCGTCCCCCTTGCCGACACCACCATCTACGACATGGAGCAACGGGGCGAATTTCCGCAGCGGTTCTATCTGACCGCGCGATGCGTGGTCTGGGATCTCGCCGAAGTCGAGGCTTGGCTTGAAAAACGTCGACAAGCCTCCAGAGAGAAAGCCGTCAGGCGTGCGCCGTCCCCTGACGTCAATCTGAGGAAATTCCGGCCCGTCAAAGGCTAG
- a CDS encoding DUF2274 domain-containing protein — protein MAKLKLGPIADDKPVKVTVELPAALHRDLTEYGRILAEGASPVEPAKLIAPMLERFIATDRGFAKARRTSPSAP, from the coding sequence ATGGCGAAACTGAAACTCGGCCCCATCGCGGACGACAAGCCCGTGAAGGTCACGGTGGAGCTGCCTGCCGCGCTCCACCGTGACCTGACCGAGTACGGCCGCATCCTCGCCGAAGGGGCAAGCCCGGTAGAGCCCGCGAAACTCATCGCACCGATGCTGGAGCGTTTCATCGCCACGGATCGCGGCTTCGCCAAGGCGCGGCGCACGTCCCCCAGCGCACCGTAG
- the trbF gene encoding conjugal transfer protein TrbF produces MNLFKRPAAHYGKTPEPETPYQRAAQVWDERIGSARVQAKNWRYMAFGSLVLSAGFAAALVWQSVQGTVVPWVVQVDNLGQAQALAPAAADYRPTDPQIAWHLGRFIEQVRSIPADPIIVRQNWLRAYDWTTDRGAGALNDYARTNDPFTKVGKQQIAVDVSSVIRASPDSFRVAWTERHFENGQLSGTQRWTAILTVALQPPRDAERLKVNPLGIYVNAINWSREMSQ; encoded by the coding sequence ATGAACCTCTTCAAACGACCCGCCGCGCATTACGGCAAGACACCCGAACCCGAGACCCCATACCAGCGCGCCGCGCAGGTCTGGGACGAGCGCATCGGCTCGGCCCGCGTGCAGGCGAAAAACTGGCGATACATGGCCTTCGGATCGCTGGTCCTGTCGGCAGGCTTCGCCGCCGCCCTTGTCTGGCAATCCGTGCAGGGCACCGTCGTTCCGTGGGTGGTGCAGGTCGACAATCTCGGCCAGGCGCAGGCCCTCGCTCCGGCCGCCGCTGACTATCGCCCGACCGATCCGCAGATCGCATGGCATCTCGGCCGTTTCATCGAACAGGTTCGTTCAATTCCTGCCGATCCCATCATTGTTCGGCAGAACTGGCTTCGCGCCTATGACTGGACCACCGATCGCGGCGCGGGCGCGCTCAACGATTATGCCCGCACCAACGATCCCTTCACCAAGGTCGGCAAGCAACAGATCGCCGTGGACGTTTCCAGCGTCATCCGCGCGTCACCGGATTCATTCCGCGTCGCCTGGACGGAACGGCATTTCGAGAACGGTCAGCTTTCCGGCACGCAGCGCTGGACCGCGATCCTGACCGTCGCCCTCCAGCCTCCGCGTGATGCCGAACGGCTCAAGGTCAATCCGCTCGGTATCTACGTCAACGCCATCAACTGGTCGCGGGAGATGAGTCAATGA
- the trbJ gene encoding P-type conjugative transfer protein TrbJ gives MKTRLIRSRAAFLAATMLAAPIALSPMLTTPAHAIIVFDPSNYAQNVLTAARTLEQVTHQITSLQNEAQMLINQAKNLASLPFSALQTLQQNVQRTQQLLQQAQGIAFNVQQIDQMFSQKYGNVSMSTTDQQLVANARSRWQNTVGGLQDAMRVQAGVVGNIDSNRTQMSALVSQSQSASGALQATQAGNQLLALQSQQLSDLVALLAANGRAGALTEAERTAAAEQGREQRRRFLTPGTTYTPGNAQMFGNGN, from the coding sequence ATGAAAACCCGTCTTATCCGCTCGCGTGCCGCGTTCCTCGCCGCGACCATGCTGGCCGCGCCGATCGCGCTGTCACCGATGCTCACGACACCCGCGCACGCAATCATCGTGTTCGACCCGTCGAATTACGCACAAAACGTCCTCACGGCGGCGCGGACGCTGGAGCAGGTCACGCATCAGATCACCTCGCTCCAAAATGAAGCGCAGATGCTCATCAATCAGGCGAAGAACCTCGCCAGCCTGCCGTTCTCGGCGCTTCAGACCTTGCAGCAGAACGTCCAGAGGACCCAGCAGCTTTTGCAGCAGGCGCAGGGCATCGCCTTCAACGTCCAGCAGATCGACCAGATGTTTAGCCAAAAATACGGCAACGTCTCGATGTCGACGACCGACCAGCAGCTTGTCGCCAATGCGCGGTCACGCTGGCAGAACACCGTCGGCGGTTTGCAGGACGCAATGCGGGTACAGGCCGGCGTCGTCGGCAATATCGACAGCAACCGCACGCAGATGTCGGCGCTGGTCAGCCAGAGCCAGAGCGCGAGCGGCGCGCTTCAGGCGACACAGGCGGGCAACCAGCTACTCGCCCTCCAGTCGCAGCAGCTTTCCGACCTAGTGGCACTTCTCGCCGCCAATGGTCGCGCAGGGGCGCTCACCGAGGCAGAGCGCACTGCCGCCGCCGAACAGGGACGCGAGCAGCGCCGTCGCTTCCTGACACCGGGAACCACCTACACCCCCGGCAATGCGCAGATGTTCGGCAACGGCAACTGA
- the trbL gene encoding P-type conjugative transfer protein TrbL, whose amino-acid sequence MGGAGVIDKFLGTFTRYIDSGFGLLSGEVAFIATTLIVIDVTLAALFWSWSADDDILARLIKKTLFVGVFAYLIGNWNNLAKIVFESFSGLGLKASGTSFSAQDLMRPGKVAQTGLDAARPLLDSISDLMGWVSFFENFIQIACLLFAWALVILAFFILAIQLFVTLIEFKLSTLAGFVLIPFGLFGKTAFMAERVLGNVISSGIKVLVLAVIIGIGSTLFSEFTRGFGGATPSIDDAMAVVLAALSLVGLGIFGPGIANGLVSGGPQLGAGAAVGTGLAAGGMVLAGAGAAGLAAKGGAAAFSTGAAAVRGGATAAGAASAAYSLGSLGQSGASGVASGMGGVGRAAGSAAISPLRRAAASVKSSFSDGVKSGFGATGGSSTTGTVGGAAEAPSAPSQPANAAPGWAQRMRQSGHTGHAVQTTANAIRSGDSHGSGSSVNLSESDRS is encoded by the coding sequence ATGGGCGGCGCAGGTGTCATCGACAAATTCCTCGGGACCTTCACCCGTTACATCGACTCAGGCTTCGGACTGCTCTCCGGCGAGGTAGCCTTCATCGCCACGACGCTGATCGTCATCGACGTGACGCTCGCCGCGCTGTTCTGGTCCTGGAGCGCCGATGACGACATTCTCGCGCGCCTCATCAAGAAGACGCTGTTCGTTGGCGTTTTCGCCTACTTGATCGGCAACTGGAACAACCTCGCGAAGATCGTCTTCGAAAGCTTTTCCGGCCTCGGCCTCAAAGCCTCTGGCACCAGCTTTTCCGCGCAGGATCTGATGCGGCCCGGCAAGGTCGCGCAGACCGGCCTCGACGCTGCACGCCCACTGCTCGATTCCATCTCCGACCTGATGGGCTGGGTCAGCTTCTTCGAGAACTTCATCCAGATCGCGTGCCTGCTCTTCGCCTGGGCGCTGGTGATCCTCGCCTTCTTCATCCTCGCCATCCAGCTCTTCGTCACGCTGATCGAGTTCAAACTGTCGACGCTGGCCGGCTTCGTACTGATCCCCTTCGGCCTGTTCGGCAAGACCGCCTTCATGGCTGAGCGCGTGCTTGGCAATGTTATCTCCAGCGGCATCAAGGTTCTTGTGCTCGCCGTCATCATCGGCATCGGATCGACGCTGTTCAGCGAGTTCACGCGCGGCTTTGGCGGCGCGACCCCGAGCATCGACGACGCCATGGCCGTCGTGCTGGCCGCACTATCGCTGGTCGGTCTCGGCATCTTCGGTCCCGGTATCGCCAACGGCCTGGTCTCTGGCGGTCCGCAGCTCGGCGCGGGCGCGGCTGTCGGCACAGGACTTGCGGCGGGCGGCATGGTGCTGGCTGGTGCTGGAGCCGCCGGCCTCGCCGCCAAAGGTGGCGCAGCCGCGTTCTCGACGGGTGCAGCCGCCGTCCGTGGCGGCGCGACCGCAGCCGGTGCAGCTTCGGCCGCCTATAGCCTCGGCTCGCTGGGCCAGTCCGGTGCGTCCGGTGTGGCATCGGGCATGGGCGGCGTTGGTCGCGCAGCAGGCAGCGCGGCGATCTCGCCGCTTCGCCGCGCTGCCGCCAGCGTCAAATCCAGCTTCTCGGACGGCGTCAAATCCGGCTTCGGCGCGACCGGCGGCTCCTCAACCACGGGCACAGTCGGCGGCGCGGCTGAAGCTCCGTCCGCCCCGTCACAACCAGCCAATGCAGCGCCTGGCTGGGCGCAGCGGATGCGCCAATCCGGCCATACGGGCCACGCCGTCCAGACAACCGCAAACGCCATCCGCTCCGGCGACAGCCACGGCTCCGGCTCTTCCGTCAACCTCTCCGAAAGTGACCGCTCATGA
- the trbK-alt gene encoding putative entry exclusion protein TrbK-alt, with translation MDGKMLARLGAIIFVAVAITATAIEMTRKEEAPASVPVRLHEFSRDPLREGQRRCQQLGQKAAEDAECMRVWAETRDRFLSRTPTAPAAPDGR, from the coding sequence ATGGACGGCAAGATGCTGGCCCGGCTGGGCGCAATCATCTTCGTCGCGGTTGCCATCACGGCGACCGCGATCGAGATGACCCGCAAGGAAGAGGCTCCGGCATCCGTGCCGGTCCGCCTTCATGAGTTCTCACGCGATCCGCTACGCGAAGGACAGCGCCGGTGCCAGCAGCTTGGCCAGAAGGCGGCCGAGGATGCGGAATGCATGCGTGTCTGGGCCGAGACGCGCGACCGCTTCCTTAGCCGCACGCCGACCGCGCCAGCCGCACCGGATGGGCGGTGA
- a CDS encoding TrbI/VirB10 family protein, with product MRLRAETPRVTRLSRKMLASVAAVALVGIGGALIYALQTRGPGDGGEELYSTANRQTADGLAGLPRDYTGPVLGPALPGDLGGPILSAQNAGQPVVPPVVPTPGVDEAEQRRRAEEEAARVSTVFFPSRQGSTAAAAPGAMPGLAGFDPGGAAAQPTAQDKQLAFLNAAADRRTVTPDRVTPPASPFVLQAGAVISAALITGIRSDLPGQITAQVTENIYDSPTGSILLVPQGTRLIGQYDNSVQFGQRRVLLVWNRLILPNGRSMVLERQPGADTQGYAGLEDGVDYHWWDLAKAAALSTLLGVGTELATDDNDRLIAAIRGGAQDTVNQAGQQIIQRQLQVAPTLTIRPGFPVRIVVTRDLVLEPYRS from the coding sequence ATGCGCCTGCGCGCGGAAACGCCCCGCGTTACCCGCCTGTCGCGCAAGATGCTCGCCAGCGTCGCGGCCGTCGCCCTGGTCGGGATCGGCGGGGCGCTGATCTACGCGCTTCAGACCCGCGGCCCCGGCGATGGCGGGGAAGAACTCTATTCGACCGCCAACCGCCAGACCGCCGATGGTCTCGCCGGCCTGCCACGCGACTATACCGGGCCGGTCCTTGGTCCGGCGCTGCCCGGCGATCTCGGTGGACCGATCCTGTCCGCGCAGAACGCGGGCCAACCTGTCGTGCCGCCCGTGGTTCCAACACCCGGCGTCGACGAGGCCGAACAGCGCCGCCGTGCCGAAGAGGAAGCCGCCCGCGTCAGCACCGTCTTCTTCCCGTCGCGGCAGGGATCGACGGCAGCGGCAGCACCCGGTGCGATGCCGGGCCTTGCCGGCTTCGACCCTGGCGGCGCAGCAGCGCAGCCGACCGCACAGGACAAGCAGCTTGCTTTCCTCAATGCGGCGGCCGACCGGCGCACCGTAACGCCCGATCGCGTCACGCCGCCGGCGTCGCCCTTCGTGCTTCAGGCTGGAGCGGTCATCTCGGCCGCGCTCATCACCGGCATCCGCTCCGATCTCCCCGGACAGATCACCGCGCAGGTCACGGAGAACATCTATGACAGCCCGACTGGAAGCATCCTGCTTGTGCCGCAAGGCACGCGGCTCATCGGCCAGTATGACAACAGCGTGCAATTCGGGCAGCGCCGCGTGCTGCTCGTCTGGAACAGGCTCATTCTGCCCAATGGCCGTTCCATGGTGCTGGAGCGCCAGCCGGGCGCAGACACGCAAGGCTATGCCGGTCTGGAAGATGGTGTCGATTATCACTGGTGGGATCTCGCCAAGGCCGCCGCGCTCTCGACCCTCCTCGGCGTAGGCACTGAACTCGCCACCGATGACAACGACCGCCTCATCGCTGCTATTCGCGGCGGCGCGCAGGACACCGTCAATCAGGCCGGTCAGCAGATCATCCAGCGCCAGTTGCAGGTCGCGCCGACACTGACGATCCGGCCCGGCTTCCCGGTCCGCATAGTCGTCACGCGCGACCTGGTGCTCGAACCCTACAGGAGCTGA
- the trbE gene encoding conjugal transfer protein TrbE — translation MMNLAEYRRTANRLADYLPWVALVAEGVVLNKDGSFQRTASFRGPDLDSAVAAELVAVASRINNAFRRLGSGWSIFVEAQRSEAATYPDSTFPDPASGLVEAERKAGFEEAGSHFVSGYFLTFLYLPPAEEAARAETWLYEGREHAGVDAGEILRAFADRTDRVLALLDGFMPECAWLDDSETLTYLHSTVSTNRHRVRVPETPVYLDALLADQPLTGGLEPRLGGEHLRVLTVTGFPTATTPGLLDDLNRLAFPYRWSTRAILLDKTDATKLLTKIRRQWFAKRKSIAAILKEVMTNEASALVDTDAANKALDADMALQELGADMAGMAYVTATITVWDADPRLADEKLRLVEKVIQGRDFTAMVETVNAVDAWLGSLPGHAYANVRQPPISTLNLAHMIPLSAVWAGPERDEHFGAPPLLYGKTEGSTPFRLSLHVGDVGHTLVVGPTGAGKSVLLALMALQFRRYENAQVFAFDFGGSIRAAALAMGGDWHDLGGGLTEGSDTSVSLQPLARIHDTYERAWAADWIVAILMREGIAITPEAKEHIWTALTSLASAPVGERTITGLSVLLQSNDLKQALRPYCVGGPYGRLLDAEAEHLGRAAVQAFEIEGLVGTGAAPAVLSYLFHRIGDRLDGRPTLLIIDEGWLALDDEGFAGQLREWLKTLRKKNASVIFATQSLSDIDNSSIAPAIIESCPTRLLLPNERAIEPQITAIYRRFGLNDRQIEILARATPKRDYYCQSRRGNRLFELGLSEVGLALCAASSKSDQTLIANLAAEHGRDGFLAAWLQARGAGWAADLIPTFPIPQAEKETLS, via the coding sequence ATGATGAACCTCGCCGAATATCGCCGCACCGCCAACCGCCTAGCCGATTATCTGCCGTGGGTCGCGCTCGTCGCTGAAGGCGTCGTGCTCAACAAGGACGGCTCTTTCCAGCGCACCGCAAGCTTTCGCGGTCCCGATCTCGATTCCGCCGTTGCCGCCGAGCTGGTCGCCGTCGCCAGCCGCATCAACAACGCCTTCCGCCGTCTGGGCTCCGGCTGGAGCATTTTTGTCGAGGCACAGCGTTCCGAAGCCGCGACCTATCCCGACAGCACATTTCCCGATCCGGCTTCGGGCCTCGTTGAGGCCGAGCGCAAGGCCGGTTTCGAGGAAGCAGGTAGCCATTTTGTATCCGGTTACTTTCTCACCTTCCTCTATCTGCCGCCGGCCGAGGAAGCCGCCCGCGCGGAGACCTGGCTTTACGAAGGTCGCGAGCACGCAGGCGTCGACGCCGGCGAGATCCTGCGCGCGTTCGCTGATCGCACCGATCGCGTCCTCGCGCTGCTCGACGGCTTCATGCCGGAATGCGCCTGGCTCGATGACAGCGAGACGCTGACCTATCTGCACTCCACCGTCTCGACCAACCGGCATCGCGTCCGCGTCCCAGAAACGCCGGTCTATCTCGATGCGCTGCTCGCCGATCAGCCGCTGACCGGCGGGCTGGAGCCACGCCTGGGCGGTGAGCATCTGCGCGTCCTCACCGTCACCGGGTTCCCGACTGCGACCACGCCCGGCTTGCTCGACGATCTCAATCGTCTCGCGTTCCCGTATCGGTGGAGCACGCGGGCGATCCTGCTCGACAAGACCGACGCGACCAAGCTGCTCACCAAGATCCGCCGCCAGTGGTTCGCCAAGCGCAAGAGCATCGCGGCGATCCTGAAGGAAGTCATGACCAACGAGGCGTCCGCCCTCGTGGACACGGATGCTGCAAACAAAGCGCTCGACGCCGACATGGCCTTGCAGGAGCTGGGGGCCGACATGGCGGGCATGGCCTATGTCACGGCCACGATCACGGTCTGGGACGCCGATCCGCGTCTCGCCGACGAGAAGCTGCGCCTCGTCGAGAAGGTTATTCAGGGCCGCGATTTCACGGCCATGGTCGAAACCGTCAACGCGGTTGACGCCTGGCTCGGCAGCTTGCCCGGACACGCTTACGCCAACGTCCGGCAGCCCCCCATCAGCACTTTGAATCTCGCCCACATGATCCCGCTTTCGGCGGTGTGGGCGGGGCCGGAACGGGATGAACACTTCGGTGCGCCCCCCTTGCTCTATGGCAAGACTGAAGGCAGCACCCCGTTCCGGCTATCCCTTCATGTCGGTGACGTCGGCCATACGCTCGTCGTCGGCCCGACCGGCGCGGGCAAATCCGTGCTGCTCGCGCTGATGGCGTTGCAATTCCGCCGTTACGAAAACGCCCAGGTCTTCGCCTTCGATTTCGGCGGTTCGATCCGCGCCGCCGCGCTCGCCATGGGCGGCGACTGGCACGATCTCGGCGGCGGTCTGACGGAAGGCTCCGACACCTCCGTCTCGCTCCAGCCGCTCGCGCGCATTCACGACACCTATGAACGTGCATGGGCCGCCGACTGGATCGTGGCGATCCTGATGCGCGAGGGCATCGCGATCACGCCCGAAGCCAAGGAGCATATCTGGACGGCGCTGACCTCGCTCGCCTCCGCGCCGGTCGGGGAACGTACCATCACCGGCCTCAGCGTCCTGCTGCAATCCAACGATCTCAAGCAAGCGCTCCGCCCGTATTGCGTAGGTGGCCCTTATGGCCGGCTGCTCGACGCCGAAGCCGAACATCTTGGCCGCGCAGCCGTGCAAGCCTTCGAGATCGAGGGCCTGGTCGGAACCGGGGCGGCTCCTGCCGTCCTGTCCTACCTGTTCCATCGCATCGGCGACCGGCTCGACGGACGGCCGACCTTGCTCATCATCGACGAGGGCTGGCTTGCGCTCGACGACGAAGGTTTCGCCGGCCAGCTCCGCGAATGGCTGAAGACGCTGCGCAAGAAAAACGCATCGGTCATCTTCGCCACACAGTCGCTCAGTGACATCGACAATTCGAGCATCGCGCCGGCGATCATCGAAAGCTGCCCGACACGCCTGCTGTTGCCGAACGAGCGTGCGATCGAGCCGCAGATCACGGCCATCTATCGTCGCTTCGGCCTCAATGACCGTCAGATCGAGATATTGGCGCGGGCGACGCCCAAGCGCGACTATTACTGCCAGTCCCGGCGCGGCAACCGCCTGTTCGAGCTGGGCCTGTCCGAAGTCGGCCTCGCGCTTTGCGCCGCTTCCTCCAAATCCGACCAGACGCTGATCGCGAACCTCGCCGCCGAGCACGGTCGCGACGGCTTTCTCGCAGCTTGGCTCCAAGCCCGAGGCGCTGGCTGGGCCGCCGATCTCATCCCGACTTTCCCTATCCCCCAAGCCGAAAAGGAGACTTTGTCATGA
- the trbG gene encoding P-type conjugative transfer protein TrbG produces MSRSKIYKPANQAFRKSTIPGLLLSATMLAGCATNRPPEISYDANVPPLPAIPVSVTDERLKPLHIPPAWTVARGGTAAGTPTGRIDNANTAARVQPRREGYFNAIQVYPWSEGALYQVYAAPGQITSIALEPGETLTGAGPIAAGDTARWIIGDTESGSGVTRRVHVLVKPSRADITTNLVISTDRRTYMVELRSGEKPYMPAVAWAYPQPASGGQQAVPATPIIPAVAARNYRYSLTGSSNPPWKPVAVYDDGRRVYVEFPRGIVQGEMPPIFVIGPEGEAQIANSRIYQHILIVDRLFGVAELRLGAGDRQQTVRIVRTDGRPQS; encoded by the coding sequence ATGAGCCGGTCAAAGATCTACAAACCCGCCAATCAGGCTTTCCGTAAATCCACAATTCCGGGCTTGCTGCTTTCTGCGACGATGCTTGCCGGCTGCGCCACCAATAGGCCGCCCGAGATCAGCTACGACGCCAATGTCCCGCCGCTCCCGGCCATTCCCGTGAGCGTGACGGATGAGCGCCTGAAGCCTCTGCATATCCCACCGGCTTGGACCGTCGCGCGCGGAGGCACAGCGGCTGGCACCCCGACTGGCCGCATCGACAACGCCAATACGGCGGCTCGTGTGCAGCCACGCCGCGAAGGCTACTTCAACGCCATTCAGGTCTATCCGTGGTCGGAAGGCGCGCTCTATCAGGTCTATGCCGCACCCGGCCAGATCACCAGCATCGCGCTCGAGCCCGGCGAGACCCTGACCGGCGCCGGGCCGATCGCGGCGGGCGACACCGCCCGGTGGATCATCGGCGACACCGAATCCGGTTCCGGTGTCACCCGCCGCGTGCATGTGCTGGTGAAACCGTCTCGCGCCGATATCACCACCAATCTCGTTATCTCCACTGACCGCCGCACCTACATGGTCGAGCTGCGTTCGGGCGAGAAGCCCTATATGCCCGCCGTGGCCTGGGCCTATCCGCAACCGGCAAGCGGCGGGCAGCAGGCCGTGCCGGCTACGCCGATCATCCCCGCGGTCGCAGCGCGCAACTATCGCTATAGCCTGACCGGCAGCAGCAATCCGCCATGGAAGCCCGTCGCCGTCTATGACGACGGCCGCCGCGTCTATGTCGAATTCCCGCGTGGCATCGTGCAGGGCGAGATGCCGCCGATCTTCGTCATCGGCCCCGAGGGCGAAGCGCAGATCGCCAACAGCCGCATCTATCAACACATCCTGATCGTCGATCGCCTGTTCGGCGTAGCCGAACTGCGTCTCGGTGCCGGCGACCGCCAGCAGACTGTCAGGATCGTCCGCACCGACGGGAGGCCGCAATCATGA